One stretch of Paenibacillus sp. FSL R5-0341 DNA includes these proteins:
- a CDS encoding TetR-like C-terminal domain-containing protein — protein MQEDRRIQYSKMVLRESLLALMKERPINKITVTDLCRQANLNRNTFYMHYHSPVHLLSSIEESFFAVIKELIERSILDDGHVKSSFVEICEHIADNSDLCTILFSDHGNGDYLERVIYILHDRSIEVWREQMPHMDVNTLESYYSFISSGSAAVIKNWIKHGMKETPQEIAQFIEKVSRSVEHSFKQ, from the coding sequence ATGCAAGAAGACCGCAGAATTCAATATAGCAAAATGGTATTAAGAGAAAGTCTCTTAGCACTTATGAAAGAGCGTCCAATTAACAAAATTACCGTGACTGACTTATGTAGACAAGCGAATCTTAATCGTAATACGTTCTATATGCACTATCATTCTCCAGTTCATTTGCTTTCAAGCATTGAAGAATCATTTTTTGCGGTTATTAAGGAGCTTATAGAACGTTCTATACTGGATGATGGACATGTTAAAAGTTCATTCGTTGAAATCTGCGAACATATTGCTGATAACAGTGACCTGTGTACCATCCTGTTCTCTGATCATGGGAATGGAGATTATTTGGAACGGGTGATCTATATTTTGCATGATCGAAGTATTGAAGTATGGAGGGAACAAATGCCTCACATGGATGTGAATACGCTTGAATCATACTATTCATTCATTTCGAGCGGCAGTGCAGCAGTCATTAAAAATTGGATTAAACATGGGATGAAGGAAACTCCGCAAGAAATAGCTCAATTTATTGAGAAAGTGAGCCGTTCGGTGGAACATTCATTTAAGCAATAG